AGAAGCAGTCGCGGACAAGCGAGCAAAGCGCGGCCAATCGCGACGCGCTGGCGCTCGCCACCCGACAGGAGTGCCGGGCGGCGCTTCAAAAGATGCCCTATCCCCAAAGTCTCGACGACGGACCCGAAGGTGATGCCGCGTTCCCGGCGCGGCGCGAACCAGCGGCCGAACAAGAGATTTTGCTGCACCGACAAATGCGGGAAGAGATGCGAATCCTGAAAGACAAGGCCGATGTGGCGGCGATGGGGCGGAACGAAAATGCGAGCTTTTGTATCGACGAGCACGCGGCCATCGAGAACAATGCGGCCTTCATCCGGCCGGCTGAGGCCCGCGATGAGACTGATCGTTAGGGATTTGCCCGAACCCGACTGGCCGAACAAAGCCGTAATCCCGTTATTATTGGAGAAAGCCACCTTCAGCACGAACGCGCCGACCGTTCGCGTGACATCGACCTCGATCATTCGAAACTCGCGACACGTTGGTTGGCGCGCTGCTGGATCAATTCGGACGCGATCAAGGTGGAGAGCGCGATGATGATCGAAACCACGGTCAACCGCATGGCGCCGAGATCGCCGCCCGGAACCTGGGTATAGGTATAGATCGCGGCAGAAATGGTTTGCGTCTGCCCCGGTATGTTTGAAACGAATGTGATCGTCGCACCGAACTCGCCGAGCGAGCGTGCAAAAGACAGAATGGCCCCGACCACGATGCCGGGCATTGCCAAGGGCAGACTGATCAGAATGAAGGTCCAGAACGGCCCGGCGCCGAGCGAGCCGGCGGCATGTTCCAAGCGCTTGTCGATGGATTCGAAGGACAAGCGGATCGCGCGGACCATCAGGGGAAACCCCATGACCGCGCATGCCAAGGCGGCGCCGGTCCAGCGAAACGA
The Methyloferula stellata AR4 DNA segment above includes these coding regions:
- the modB gene encoding molybdate ABC transporter permease subunit — protein: MGTFTDLSPEEWTAIWLSLRIATVAMLASLPFGVLCAYALARWNFPGKMIFNGIIHMPLVLPPVVTGFILLLLFGRRGTFGPFLADLGIVLSFRWTGAALACAVMGFPLMVRAIRLSFESIDKRLEHAAGSLGAGPFWTFILISLPLAMPGIVVGAILSFARSLGEFGATITFVSNIPGQTQTISAAIYTYTQVPGGDLGAMRLTVVSIIIALSTLIASELIQQRANQRVASFE